A window of the Branchiostoma lanceolatum isolate klBraLanc5 chromosome 13, klBraLanc5.hap2, whole genome shotgun sequence genome harbors these coding sequences:
- the LOC136447581 gene encoding uncharacterized protein, with the protein MIGYLSLYLSIIVLVIVSPTLAANCTKTGPCSCDMDDGSGTIDLSALAGASAPAFTGAATKWPDHNWQYSYNPCTPFDMQSCLSVAACQVSTDGIGESYDIGYHDSVVFSTDGRDVTITYNAYDRQRHTTVKLVCSSRTVFTVDGEDPNAMVSYYFTLESPECCVKGPGPGPNTTTSPGPNPTTSPGPNPPGPEPVTSAPGPDPIITVSINVNINMYFVFFPAVCLFIVAGVLIYKYAESKRRKTSPPPSGVLEQCSWSDKGWIPVRVQ; encoded by the exons ATGATAGGCTACCTTTCGTTGTACTTATCAATTATTGTTTTAGTCATAGTCAGTCCAACTCTAGCTGctaactgcaccaaaactggTCCGTGTTCTTGTGACATGGACGACGGTTCGGGTACAATCGACCTGTCTGCTCTAGCTGGGGCATCGGCTCCGGC ATTTACCGGCGCGGCGACCAAGTGGCCGGACCACAACTGGCAGTACTCGTACAACCCGTGCACACCTTTTGACATGCAATCATGCCTCAGCGTGGCG GCGTGCCAGGTGAGTACAGATGGAATTGGAGAATCGTACGACATAGGCTACCATGACTCCGTTGTGTTCTCTACGGACGGAAGGGACGTCACCATAACTTACAACGCCTACGATCGTCAAAG GCATACCACAGTGAAGTTAGTGTGCAGTTCGAGAACTGTATTTACGGTGGATGGCGAGGATCCCAATGCCATGGTCTCTTAT TACTTCACGTTAGAGAGCCCAGAATGCTGTGTTAAAGGCCCAGGCCCTGGGCCCAACACTACTACAAGCCCCGGGCCCAACCCCACTACAAGCCCTGGGCCCAACCCTCCAGGACCTGAGCCCGTCACTTCCGCACCTGGACCGGACCCTATCATAACGGTCTCCATAAACGTCAACATCAACATGTACTTTGT ATTCTTTCCCGCAGTTTGTCTTTTCATCGTAGCGGGAGTTTTGATCTATAAGTACGCAGAGAGCAAGAGAAGGAAGACAAGCCCTCCCCCATCTGGCGTTCTGGAGCAGTGTTCCTGGTCTGATAAAG GATGGATCCCTGTTCGTGTTCAATAG
- the LOC136446965 gene encoding uncharacterized protein codes for MASRRQQEMAGVSGGENSQFHFIVPLNVGGYHYTSTLPVLRKFEESMLAAMFSGRHLVVKDEEGRYFIERDGANFGHILNFLRDSQLPPSEKFKEVYKEALYYGIKPLADILRRHRSIFEEEEVAKFADQCPNAQDKAEEIASLLQKKFTDTLGTKSRVVLQFAQDLSWESVHRNTVTGKAIENYYIPYDFEQEKSHEDHKCPLPEIAMGEMSESDRGKTLNFFGSYFGKLGYKMEVTPGECGEEVWSQRITWPGDGAGLNSINIHCSKKIYTLDFS; via the exons ATGGCGTCCCGGCGGCAGCAGGAGATGGCGGGCGTTTCGGGTGGGGAAAATTCGCAG TTTCACTTCATCGTGCCTCTAAACGTGGGAGGCTACCACTACACCAGCACCCTGCCGGTACTGCGCAAGTTCGAGGAGTCCATGTTGGCGGCCATGTTCagcggccgccatcttgtcgtGAAAGACGAAGAAGGTCGTTACTTCATCGAACGAGACGGCGCCAACTTCGGCCACATTCTGAACTTCCTGCGTGATAGTCAACTGCCTCCTTCGGAAAAG TTCAAGGAAGTCTACAAGGAGGCGCTGTACTACGGAATCAAACCTCTTGCCGACATCCTTCGCCGGCACAGGTCCATCTTCGAAGAGGAAGAAGTCGCCAAGTTCGCCGACCAATGCCCTAACGCCCAAGACAAGGCCGAAGAAATCGCCTCCCTCCTTCAGAAGAAGTTCACCGACACCCTGGGCACAAAGAGTCGTGTGGTCCTCCAGTTTGCCCAGGACCTGTCATGGGAGTCCGTTCACCGTAACACGGTCACGGGAAAAGCCATTGAAAACTACTACATCCCCTACGACTTCGAGCAAGAGAAGAGCCACGAGGATCACAAGTGTCCCTTGCCGGAGATAGCCATGGGAGAGATGTCTGAGTCCGACCGGGGGAAGACGCTGAATTTCTTCGGGAGCTACTTCGGGAAGCTGGGGTACAAGATGGAGGTGACCCCGGGGGAGTGCGGGGAGGAGGTGTGGTCACAGAGGATCACCTGGCCCGGGGACGGGGCGGGGCTCAATTCTATCAACATCCACTGCTCCAAGAAAATCTACACACTCGACTTTTCTTAG